One part of the Salinimonas iocasae genome encodes these proteins:
- the ccmI gene encoding c-type cytochrome biogenesis protein CcmI yields the protein MTWSVFHLLTAAMITFLITLVVLPILWQRAARRKSQATNIALIRQRLSELSDEAEQGLITEHDQRQASDELKLALVDEHTTEDQKNTNLRYSLALFVAFGAIAIGLYVYSNVNQLTGLQRQQEAVAALPALSEKLTNGNAAEFSTDDVQKLAIAIRQRLRESPDDAQGWMFLGRLNMSLGKQAEALNALEKAFAISQDPQVATSYVQALLATEERTRIAQAQTVLSTLMETSPENTNYALMMAVASAQLGDLSETERAFSRVKDLLPVDNPLRQDLQSRIAQMKGTDEDRAAVGEGNATEVELTISLGDNVSSQALPSQGYLVVFAQSATSENRMPAAVVKLPLSGFPVTVTLSDSDAMVAGYSLGTLSEARLIARISADEDVTAEAGDWQGSIQIPLRQGQSVQHTLTIDKEL from the coding sequence ATGACCTGGTCCGTATTTCATCTGTTAACCGCCGCGATGATTACTTTTTTGATAACATTAGTAGTGTTGCCAATTTTGTGGCAGCGCGCTGCCAGGCGTAAGTCACAAGCGACCAATATTGCTCTTATTCGCCAACGTCTTAGCGAATTATCAGATGAAGCCGAGCAGGGGCTTATTACAGAGCATGATCAGCGTCAGGCCAGCGATGAGCTGAAACTGGCCTTGGTCGACGAGCACACGACCGAAGACCAAAAAAATACAAACTTACGTTACTCACTGGCATTGTTTGTGGCATTTGGGGCTATTGCGATAGGTTTATACGTTTATAGTAATGTGAATCAGCTCACAGGCCTACAGCGTCAACAGGAGGCTGTAGCTGCGCTTCCAGCCCTGTCTGAAAAACTGACTAACGGTAATGCTGCTGAATTTAGCACCGACGATGTGCAAAAGCTTGCTATTGCTATTCGGCAGCGTTTGCGAGAGTCGCCAGACGATGCGCAAGGCTGGATGTTTCTGGGCAGACTGAACATGTCGCTCGGTAAACAGGCTGAAGCGTTGAATGCGCTTGAGAAAGCATTCGCAATCAGTCAGGATCCACAGGTAGCGACCAGTTATGTTCAGGCTTTATTAGCGACTGAAGAGCGAACTCGTATCGCGCAGGCGCAAACCGTGTTGTCAACGCTGATGGAGACCTCACCTGAGAATACCAATTATGCGCTTATGATGGCGGTTGCCTCAGCGCAACTGGGTGATTTAAGTGAAACCGAGCGCGCTTTTTCCAGGGTAAAAGATTTACTTCCCGTGGATAATCCGCTCAGGCAGGATTTACAGTCCAGAATAGCGCAGATGAAAGGCACCGATGAGGACAGGGCAGCAGTTGGTGAAGGTAACGCTACTGAGGTTGAGCTTACTATTAGTTTGGGTGATAACGTCAGCTCGCAGGCGCTCCCTTCGCAGGGGTATCTGGTGGTATTTGCCCAAAGTGCAACGAGTGAAAACCGGATGCCAGCTGCGGTCGTAAAACTGCCATTGTCCGGGTTTCCGGTAACGGTGACCTTGTCCGATAGCGATGCAATGGTTGCTGGATATTCATTGGGCACATTGTCTGAAGCCCGGCTGATTGCCCGTATTTCTGCGGATGAGGATGTAACCGCTGAAGCAGGTGATTGGCAGGGTAGTATTCAAATTCCGCTTCGACAGGGACAGTCCGTCCAACACACATTAACAATTGATAAGGAATTGTAG
- a CDS encoding cytochrome c-type biogenesis protein — MIRLWIIALIFVSSMSLAAQNSYEFDSEAQRESFNRLTAVLRCPMCQNQNIADSDAMIAHDMRRKVHQLLQKGKTEAEIIAYMKARYGDFVYYEPPVTLGTIWLWLIPLIFIACASIIVVKRRKPQVSPDMAEKLARADEILKQDKS; from the coding sequence GTGATCAGGCTCTGGATAATTGCGCTGATATTCGTCTCCTCCATGAGTTTGGCGGCGCAAAACAGTTATGAGTTTGACAGCGAAGCACAGCGAGAATCGTTTAACCGGCTTACGGCTGTTTTGCGTTGCCCTATGTGTCAGAACCAGAACATCGCCGATTCAGACGCGATGATCGCGCACGACATGCGCCGCAAAGTGCATCAGTTACTCCAAAAGGGTAAAACTGAAGCAGAAATTATTGCCTATATGAAGGCGCGTTATGGTGACTTTGTGTACTATGAGCCGCCTGTGACCTTAGGTACGATTTGGTTGTGGCTAATACCGCTTATTTTTATCGCCTGTGCCTCTATTATTGTGGTAAAACGGCGCAAACCACAGGTTTCCCCGGATATGGCAGAGAAGCTCGCCAGGGCGGATGAAATTTTAAAACAGGATAAATCATGA
- a CDS encoding redoxin family protein: MKKSWLVIVPVILFILVAAFLYSGLSSDPRQLDSQITGRPFPEFSLPDLMEPDKNYTQAALEGEVTIINVWGVWCVTCAVEMPYLTHLKETQGVRFLGLYFDQDLDPDNGTKTLNRVQQEVTDLLSRYGNPYAFNIFDVYRDTSLDLGVTGAPEHFVIDREGVVRMHHVGDINERVWENKIGPMYHRLSGQNAQSSEGAGR; the protein is encoded by the coding sequence ATGAAAAAATCCTGGCTTGTGATTGTCCCCGTCATATTGTTTATTCTGGTGGCTGCCTTTTTATATAGCGGCCTTTCCTCCGACCCGCGTCAACTGGATTCTCAGATAACCGGGCGGCCTTTTCCTGAATTTTCGCTTCCTGACTTAATGGAGCCCGACAAAAACTATACCCAAGCAGCACTCGAGGGCGAGGTGACAATAATCAATGTCTGGGGAGTGTGGTGCGTGACATGTGCCGTAGAGATGCCGTACCTTACCCATCTGAAAGAAACGCAGGGCGTGCGTTTTCTCGGGCTGTATTTTGACCAGGATCTGGACCCTGATAACGGGACCAAAACACTCAACCGTGTGCAGCAGGAAGTCACGGACCTGCTAAGTCGATACGGGAACCCTTACGCATTCAATATTTTTGATGTATATCGTGATACGTCACTGGATCTTGGTGTAACAGGCGCACCTGAACATTTTGTGATTGACCGGGAAGGTGTGGTTCGAATGCATCATGTGGGTGATATCAATGAAAGGGTCTGGGAGAATAAGATAGGTCCGATGTACCATAGGCTTTCTGGCCAGAATGCTCAGAGCTCAGAGGGGGCAGGCAGGTGA
- a CDS encoding heme lyase CcmF/NrfE family subunit has translation MIPELGNIALTLALVSAILLAVYPLWGAQTNQSGLIATARPLAFGMFTFTVIAFFCLSYAFATDDFSLSYVAQHSNTRLPMHYKLTAVWGGHEGSFLLWVLMLSLWTVAVAAFSGSIPQDMVARVLSVLGMVAVGFYLFMLLTSNPFNSMLPFVPVDGRDLNPLLQDFGMIIHPPMLYMGYVGFSVAFAFAGAALIAGKLDSTWARWSRPWVLAAWCFLTVGICLGSWWAYYELGWGGWWFWDPVENASFMPWLVGTALMHSLAVTEKRKVFKSWTVLLAIGAFSLSLLGTFLVRSGVIVSVHSFASDPTRGLFILGILIVLAGGALLLFALRASSLGSAGRYQAVSREVMLMGNNIILCAATLVVLLGTLLPLVHKELGLGSISIGAPFFNKMFVYLIVPFVLLLSIGPLSRWKNQPVSALYRQILIALGISLCAALLIFFSYSQQAYMAVLGMTLSFWVLIASIMEVTQRLGAMDAGKGVLARLKLLTRSHWGMILGHVGFAVTLIGITLVSNYEQERDVRMLPGEQLTLGGYTFEFKGIEKLQGPNYEADAGQFVVYENGEVLTRLSPEKRIYTVQRMPMTEAAIHSTLTRDLFIALGEPLDDGAWAVRVYIKPFVVWIWGGGAIMALGGLCAMSDRRYRMSALAKFRGKADDATLQENRA, from the coding sequence GTGATACCAGAGTTGGGTAATATCGCGCTTACGCTGGCTCTGGTTAGCGCCATACTTCTGGCGGTGTACCCATTGTGGGGAGCGCAGACTAATCAGTCGGGGCTGATTGCCACAGCCCGCCCCCTTGCATTCGGAATGTTTACCTTTACGGTTATTGCTTTCTTCTGTTTGTCTTACGCATTTGCCACTGACGACTTTTCGTTAAGTTACGTTGCGCAGCACTCTAACACCCGGCTACCCATGCATTATAAGTTAACGGCGGTCTGGGGCGGACATGAAGGCTCATTTCTTCTTTGGGTGTTGATGCTGTCACTGTGGACTGTCGCCGTAGCCGCCTTTAGTGGAAGCATTCCTCAGGACATGGTTGCCCGGGTATTATCGGTACTTGGAATGGTTGCTGTTGGCTTTTATCTTTTCATGTTGCTTACATCAAACCCGTTCAACAGCATGCTTCCGTTTGTACCCGTAGACGGCCGTGACCTTAATCCGCTTTTGCAGGATTTCGGTATGATTATTCATCCGCCCATGCTGTATATGGGCTACGTGGGCTTTTCTGTTGCCTTTGCGTTTGCTGGTGCAGCGCTTATTGCAGGTAAACTGGATTCTACGTGGGCACGCTGGTCCCGCCCCTGGGTACTGGCGGCCTGGTGCTTTCTCACCGTAGGGATCTGTCTGGGCAGCTGGTGGGCTTATTACGAATTGGGCTGGGGCGGTTGGTGGTTCTGGGACCCAGTAGAAAACGCATCATTTATGCCCTGGCTGGTAGGCACTGCACTTATGCACTCGCTGGCGGTGACGGAAAAACGCAAAGTGTTCAAGTCCTGGACCGTTCTACTGGCGATAGGCGCGTTTTCGCTTAGCCTGTTGGGCACGTTCCTGGTTCGCTCAGGGGTTATTGTCTCCGTTCATTCCTTTGCCAGTGATCCCACAAGAGGCTTATTCATATTAGGCATCCTAATAGTCCTGGCTGGTGGGGCGCTTTTATTATTTGCACTCAGAGCATCTTCACTGGGCAGCGCGGGACGTTATCAGGCAGTCTCCAGAGAAGTGATGCTCATGGGTAACAACATCATCCTGTGCGCCGCCACCCTGGTTGTTTTGTTGGGCACACTACTTCCACTGGTGCATAAAGAACTGGGGTTAGGCTCTATCTCCATCGGCGCGCCATTTTTTAATAAGATGTTTGTTTATCTGATTGTTCCCTTCGTACTTTTGCTTAGCATAGGACCATTGTCGCGCTGGAAAAACCAACCGGTTTCTGCTTTATACCGTCAGATACTGATTGCGCTGGGGATAAGCCTTTGCGCAGCACTACTTATATTTTTCTCTTATTCACAACAGGCCTATATGGCTGTGCTGGGTATGACCCTCTCGTTCTGGGTCCTTATTGCATCAATAATGGAGGTGACACAGCGACTTGGTGCGATGGACGCGGGAAAAGGCGTGCTGGCGCGTCTGAAGTTGCTAACCCGCAGCCATTGGGGAATGATTCTGGGTCATGTCGGGTTTGCGGTGACCCTGATAGGCATTACGCTGGTGTCTAACTACGAGCAGGAACGTGATGTACGTATGCTCCCCGGCGAGCAGCTAACCCTGGGCGGCTACACCTTTGAATTTAAGGGTATCGAAAAATTGCAGGGGCCTAATTATGAGGCTGATGCCGGCCAATTTGTCGTTTATGAAAACGGTGAGGTTTTGACCCGTCTCTCGCCCGAGAAACGCATTTATACCGTACAGCGGATGCCGATGACAGAAGCAGCAATTCATTCAACATTAACAAGAGACTTGTTTATTGCTTTGGGGGAGCCTCTGGATGATGGGGCCTGGGCAGTCAGGGTTTATATAAAACCGTTTGTAGTCTGGATTTGGGGCGGTGGTGCGATAATGGCGCTGGGGGGACTCTGTGCTATGAGCGATAGGCGCTATCGGATGTCCGCGCTGGCTAAATTCAGAGGCAAAGCTGATGATGCTACATTACAGGAGAACCGTGCATGA
- the ccmE gene encoding cytochrome c maturation protein CcmE has protein sequence MNPRRKQRLVVVSGIIVLIGAAISLMLYALNDNIDLFYTPSEIIEGKKGQTPQVGQRLRIGGMVVPGTVDRNSQTLQVAFDLVDTGPAVTVLYNGILPDLFREGQGIVATGTLIDPTTIEAHEVLAKHDEEYMPPELAEKMKGIKHVKPDAGDSQ, from the coding sequence ATGAATCCTCGAAGAAAACAACGGCTGGTGGTGGTTAGCGGGATTATCGTCCTCATAGGCGCTGCCATCTCACTTATGCTTTATGCGCTAAATGATAATATCGATTTATTCTATACACCTTCTGAAATCATCGAAGGAAAAAAAGGGCAGACACCTCAGGTTGGTCAGCGACTTCGTATAGGGGGCATGGTGGTACCCGGTACAGTAGACAGAAACAGTCAGACGCTGCAGGTTGCATTTGACCTGGTCGATACCGGCCCGGCAGTGACGGTCTTATACAATGGCATTTTGCCGGATTTGTTTCGGGAAGGGCAGGGGATTGTAGCAACGGGTACGCTAATCGATCCCACTACAATAGAGGCACATGAAGTGCTGGCCAAACACGATGAGGAATATATGCCTCCAGAGCTGGCGGAGAAAATGAAAGGGATAAAGCATGTGAAACCTGATGCCGGAGATTCGCAGTGA
- the ccmD gene encoding heme exporter protein CcmD, which yields MQFDSLDEFFGMGGYGFYVWLSIGVCFACMFLLVVASKIEKRRLLDVIRKESARRERMRKAKQARQARAG from the coding sequence ATGCAGTTTGATTCGCTTGATGAGTTTTTCGGTATGGGGGGCTATGGCTTTTATGTCTGGCTGTCTATCGGGGTTTGTTTTGCCTGTATGTTTTTGCTTGTTGTGGCTAGTAAAATTGAGAAGCGCAGACTGCTGGATGTGATCAGAAAAGAGTCGGCACGCAGAGAAAGAATGCGTAAAGCAAAACAGGCCAGACAAGCGCGGGCGGGATAA
- a CDS encoding heme ABC transporter permease, with the protein MWKWLHPYAKTEKVYALCNTLQPWFAVSAIVLLMTGSVWGLLYAPADYQQGDSFRIIYFHVPAAMLSMSTYIAMAMAALVGIVWQWRTAFMAMMAMAPVGAVMTFIALFTGAAWGKPMWGAWWVWDARLTSELILLFLYCGVIALYSAFDDKQQAGKAAGVMALVGVVNVPIIHFSVEWWNTLHQGATITKFDKPSIASEMLWPLLINILGFVCFIGWVTVLRLKNEILKRESARPWVISIIKSESGDSHAV; encoded by the coding sequence ATGTGGAAGTGGTTACACCCTTACGCAAAGACAGAAAAAGTGTATGCACTGTGCAATACCTTACAGCCCTGGTTTGCGGTGTCCGCCATCGTACTTCTGATGACTGGCAGTGTGTGGGGCTTGCTCTACGCGCCTGCAGATTATCAGCAGGGCGACTCATTCAGAATTATCTACTTTCATGTTCCCGCAGCGATGCTTTCGATGAGCACTTATATTGCAATGGCAATGGCTGCGCTGGTCGGGATCGTATGGCAATGGCGAACGGCATTTATGGCAATGATGGCGATGGCCCCAGTGGGCGCTGTGATGACTTTTATCGCCCTGTTTACAGGTGCGGCATGGGGTAAGCCGATGTGGGGAGCCTGGTGGGTATGGGATGCCAGGCTGACATCGGAACTTATTCTGTTATTTTTGTATTGTGGTGTAATAGCCCTGTACTCGGCTTTTGACGATAAGCAGCAAGCCGGGAAAGCGGCTGGAGTGATGGCGCTGGTGGGGGTAGTTAACGTTCCCATCATCCATTTTTCCGTTGAATGGTGGAATACATTGCACCAGGGAGCCACGATTACCAAATTTGATAAGCCGTCCATCGCCTCAGAAATGCTCTGGCCGCTGCTGATTAATATACTCGGGTTCGTGTGCTTTATTGGTTGGGTGACGGTACTCAGGCTTAAAAATGAAATTCTGAAAAGAGAATCTGCACGCCCGTGGGTGATTTCCATCATCAAAAGCGAGTCGGGGGATTCACATGCAGTTTGA
- the ccmB gene encoding heme exporter protein CcmB, whose protein sequence is MSALYTGVFKRDLALAFRQKGELLQPVIFLLIVVCLFPIGVGPGPEILQRISPGVIWIAAILSGLLGMERLFKDDYHDGTLEQLILSGLPLSGIALSKVLTHWLVSFLPIICLSPVLAMFLNMSLPMYKALIITLLLGTPLLSLIGAIATALTVGLQRGSLLVSLLLLPVFIPLLIFATSAVESAAMQLSYAPQVAIISAMTCLALASAPFAISYALKVSQH, encoded by the coding sequence GTGAGCGCATTATATACCGGCGTGTTCAAACGCGATCTGGCTTTGGCGTTTCGCCAAAAGGGTGAGTTGCTGCAACCTGTTATTTTTCTGCTCATTGTAGTGTGTCTTTTTCCCATTGGCGTGGGGCCAGGCCCTGAGATACTGCAGAGGATCAGTCCGGGCGTTATCTGGATTGCGGCCATTCTGTCGGGCCTGCTGGGTATGGAGCGCCTTTTTAAAGATGATTATCACGATGGTACGCTGGAGCAATTGATACTCAGCGGGCTGCCGCTTTCCGGGATTGCACTAAGCAAAGTACTTACACACTGGCTGGTGAGCTTTCTGCCAATTATCTGCCTGTCTCCCGTCTTGGCTATGTTTTTAAACATGTCGTTGCCTATGTATAAGGCGCTCATCATTACATTATTATTAGGAACGCCGCTACTTTCGCTCATCGGCGCGATAGCGACGGCCCTGACAGTAGGCCTTCAGCGAGGTAGTTTACTTGTATCGCTGCTACTATTGCCTGTGTTCATACCGCTGTTGATTTTTGCCACCTCTGCGGTAGAGTCAGCAGCTATGCAGTTATCTTACGCCCCTCAGGTGGCAATCATATCTGCAATGACGTGTCTGGCGTTAGCCAGTGCACCGTTTGCTATCTCATATGCCTTGAAAGTGAGTCAACACTGA
- the ccmA gene encoding cytochrome c biogenesis heme-transporting ATPase CcmA, protein MAELVASQLSCTKRDKVLFESLSLKLSPGQLVHLRGPNGAGKTSLLRILAGLSQPDSGSVQWNEQPLFGEFERRLIYLGHKAGLSAGLSAIENLSFWCAQHQVKASEAKLFTTLEALGLVGLEEIPVQLLSAGQQRRVALARLWLKDADVWILDEPFTALDVEGISLIQTRFAGFINQGGAAIVTSHQPLMLSNIPVSYIELELQS, encoded by the coding sequence TTGGCAGAGTTGGTCGCATCGCAGCTGTCCTGCACTAAACGCGATAAGGTGTTATTTGAGTCACTGTCTCTAAAACTGTCACCCGGACAGTTAGTGCATTTGCGTGGCCCCAATGGCGCGGGCAAAACCAGTTTGCTAAGAATTCTGGCAGGTTTGAGTCAGCCTGATAGCGGCTCGGTTCAGTGGAATGAACAGCCTTTATTTGGTGAGTTTGAACGCCGGCTGATTTATCTGGGGCATAAAGCGGGGTTAAGCGCAGGCTTAAGTGCGATAGAGAATCTGTCATTCTGGTGCGCGCAGCATCAGGTTAAAGCCTCTGAAGCAAAACTTTTTACTACTTTGGAAGCGCTGGGGCTTGTTGGTCTGGAAGAGATTCCTGTGCAGTTGTTGTCGGCCGGACAGCAGCGCCGTGTTGCTTTGGCACGGTTGTGGCTCAAAGATGCAGATGTATGGATTCTTGATGAACCATTCACTGCACTGGACGTTGAAGGTATATCACTCATTCAGACTCGGTTTGCAGGTTTTATCAATCAGGGCGGCGCAGCGATTGTTACATCGCATCAGCCCCTGATGCTAAGTAATATTCCGGTCAGTTATATTGAGCTGGAGTTGCAATCGTGA
- the fliK gene encoding flagellar hook-length control protein FliK has translation MSANIHTFVFVADNLSMISASLLHSVSQALSAGSAQALPRVRSGEITQANLSMTDGKIQLTLSGQTLTVMPVKDASLRLPEGKVRLARDSAQTAVILETLSASVSAPAPKGALSSKAFTALVKYSLPVLANPLSAPASVVRGNDGAFRLTLRNGAVDIPLPPALNATVTGHKEVQVTLRENGQGLTLAAPSGSPVPIKLSRQNQSLLSAALIQQNLTTGVQLSRAPLPLLEAMKIPVPENIHNASSLLIKTGINETLVTIEQLKPTARIQLPANLASLVDKSPNKGVLSKLQLPEFQVRISTPSPTQTVKSTQHLSDIGNIKGLAQKLLQHTGSTNQALKELLTILRSASPSSQSQPEIKRIVEQLSFSNSEAQVKKEEAEHTKSTSAPDNPKHTVPSPDQISRFAQSVLQPVSPSLISQPAPTNSFNSALVSLFQLVLSGRTSHSPGNTSAAAYSQLLSQSSKPKRISGTAATPMRFTNELASVDRQAGLLNPLKTLLANHQSVFLSNIESRSQGNEQLYFCLPFRSEYCTKPPEVLIKREAEEDNNETEGARAAKTWSLTMKLEAGESGEVLAKTKISNETINLNLYASTPMLLDKIEQTLPMLINRLSASGLVVESAHAQQGKVPESLQHSPYQVFEVTA, from the coding sequence ATGTCAGCAAATATTCACACATTTGTTTTTGTTGCCGATAACCTCAGTATGATTTCAGCTTCGTTACTTCATTCTGTTTCACAAGCCTTGTCTGCCGGTTCGGCACAGGCGCTGCCTCGCGTCCGATCCGGTGAAATTACGCAGGCGAATCTGTCGATGACAGATGGAAAGATTCAACTGACGTTATCCGGTCAAACTCTCACCGTTATGCCGGTTAAAGATGCATCCCTACGCTTGCCTGAGGGGAAAGTACGCCTTGCCCGGGATAGCGCTCAAACAGCGGTTATTCTCGAAACATTATCAGCCTCTGTTTCTGCGCCAGCACCAAAAGGCGCGTTAAGCTCTAAAGCGTTCACTGCCCTCGTGAAGTATAGCCTCCCCGTGCTGGCAAACCCTCTGAGTGCTCCGGCTTCAGTAGTGAGAGGGAATGATGGTGCTTTTCGTCTGACGCTGCGTAATGGTGCCGTGGACATTCCTCTGCCACCCGCGTTAAACGCTACCGTAACCGGGCATAAAGAGGTGCAGGTAACATTACGGGAAAACGGCCAGGGATTGACACTAGCAGCCCCTTCAGGTTCACCCGTACCGATAAAACTTTCCCGACAGAATCAGTCGCTTTTATCAGCCGCGCTTATCCAACAAAACCTGACGACGGGTGTTCAGTTATCCAGAGCGCCTTTGCCACTGCTTGAGGCGATGAAAATCCCGGTACCGGAAAATATCCATAACGCGTCATCGTTACTGATAAAGACCGGCATAAACGAAACGCTTGTTACTATAGAGCAGTTAAAACCGACCGCCCGAATCCAGTTGCCGGCAAATCTTGCTAGTTTAGTTGATAAGTCTCCCAATAAAGGCGTGCTTTCTAAACTTCAGCTACCTGAATTTCAGGTTCGAATTTCAACCCCATCGCCAACGCAAACGGTGAAGAGCACCCAACACTTATCTGACATCGGAAACATCAAAGGGCTTGCGCAGAAACTACTGCAGCATACCGGTTCGACCAATCAGGCATTAAAAGAGCTTTTGACAATACTTCGCAGTGCCTCGCCCTCAAGTCAAAGCCAACCCGAAATAAAGCGTATTGTTGAACAGCTCAGCTTTTCGAACAGCGAAGCACAGGTAAAAAAAGAAGAGGCTGAACATACAAAAAGCACTAGCGCGCCGGATAACCCAAAACATACTGTACCCAGCCCGGACCAAATAAGCCGCTTTGCACAAAGTGTGCTGCAACCTGTATCGCCATCACTCATCAGCCAGCCTGCGCCGACAAATAGTTTTAACAGTGCTCTGGTGTCACTTTTTCAATTGGTGCTGTCTGGCCGTACATCACATTCACCCGGAAATACGTCGGCAGCAGCTTATTCTCAGCTGTTGAGTCAATCGAGTAAACCGAAAAGGATCTCCGGTACAGCCGCCACACCGATGAGATTTACCAATGAGCTCGCATCTGTGGACAGGCAAGCTGGCTTACTGAATCCGCTGAAAACATTACTGGCTAATCACCAATCTGTATTTCTTAGCAACATTGAGAGCCGTAGCCAGGGAAATGAGCAATTGTATTTTTGTCTGCCATTTCGCAGTGAGTATTGCACCAAGCCTCCCGAGGTCCTCATTAAACGAGAAGCCGAAGAAGATAATAATGAGACTGAAGGTGCACGGGCGGCAAAAACCTGGTCATTGACGATGAAACTTGAAGCCGGTGAAAGTGGAGAAGTTCTGGCGAAAACAAAAATTTCTAACGAGACCATTAATTTAAATCTGTATGCTTCAACGCCTATGCTATTGGATAAGATTGAGCAAACCCTGCCTATGCTAATAAATCGTCTTTCTGCCTCTGGACTGGTTGTGGAGTCCGCGCATGCTCAGCAAGGTAAGGTTCCGGAAAGTTTACAGCATTCTCCCTATCAGGTTTTCGAGGTAACTGCATGA
- a CDS encoding EscU/YscU/HrcU family type III secretion system export apparatus switch protein — protein sequence MKKSFRSAVGLKYNAGDKRTAPKVIAKGHGDIAEQILALAEDNGVLIHEDPALMEVLNQLDLGQDIPEALYFTIAELIAYSYVLQGKVPENWEQTGIPHKV from the coding sequence ATGAAGAAGTCATTTCGCTCAGCTGTCGGTCTTAAATATAATGCAGGCGACAAGCGCACCGCACCAAAAGTGATAGCAAAAGGTCATGGTGATATTGCAGAACAAATTCTCGCCCTGGCTGAAGATAACGGCGTACTGATTCACGAAGATCCAGCATTGATGGAAGTACTGAACCAGCTTGATTTAGGTCAGGATATTCCAGAGGCGCTTTATTTTACTATTGCTGAACTTATCGCATATTCTTATGTTTTACAGGGCAAAGTTCCTGAAAACTGGGAACAAACCGGCATTCCCCACAAGGTATAG
- the recA gene encoding recombinase RecA has protein sequence MDDNKSKALSAAVGQIEKQFGKGAIMRLGDNQAMDIEAVSTGSLSIDIALGIGGLPCGRVVEIYGPESSGKTTLTLQVIAEAQKKGKTCAFVDAEHALDPVYAEKLGVNIDDLLVSQPDTGEQALEICDMLVRSGAVDVVIVDSVAALTPKAEIEGEMGDSHVGLQARLMSQALRKLTANIKRSNTLCVFINQIRMKIGVMFGNPETTTGGNALKFYSSVRLDIRRIGAVKEGDEVVGNETRVKVVKNKVAPPFRQAEFMIRYGEGISKEAELIDLGVKQKLVDKAGAWYSYKGDRIGQGKANVINFLKENKEIANEIEQKIREELLSKTPKVEATEGESEDTL, from the coding sequence GTGGACGATAATAAATCTAAAGCGCTTTCTGCGGCCGTTGGTCAGATTGAAAAGCAGTTTGGCAAAGGCGCGATCATGCGTTTGGGTGATAACCAGGCAATGGATATTGAAGCGGTCTCAACAGGTTCGCTAAGTATTGATATTGCTCTGGGCATAGGTGGTCTGCCTTGCGGCCGTGTTGTGGAAATATATGGTCCGGAGTCATCAGGTAAAACTACCCTGACACTTCAGGTAATTGCTGAGGCACAGAAAAAAGGCAAGACCTGCGCATTCGTTGATGCTGAGCATGCTCTGGATCCGGTTTACGCTGAAAAACTAGGCGTGAATATCGACGACTTACTGGTATCGCAACCTGATACTGGTGAACAGGCGCTGGAAATTTGCGATATGCTGGTGCGTTCAGGTGCTGTAGATGTAGTTATTGTCGACTCAGTGGCGGCATTAACACCCAAAGCAGAAATCGAAGGTGAGATGGGTGATTCTCACGTTGGTCTGCAGGCACGTTTGATGTCACAGGCTCTTCGTAAGCTGACTGCCAATATTAAGCGGTCAAATACGTTATGTGTATTCATCAACCAGATTCGTATGAAAATTGGTGTGATGTTCGGCAACCCTGAAACCACTACGGGCGGTAATGCGCTGAAGTTTTACTCGTCTGTGCGTCTGGATATCCGCCGAATCGGTGCGGTTAAAGAAGGTGACGAAGTGGTGGGTAACGAAACCCGTGTGAAAGTTGTTAAAAACAAAGTTGCTCCGCCCTTTAGACAAGCGGAATTTATGATTCGTTACGGAGAAGGTATCAGTAAGGAAGCAGAGCTGATAGACCTGGGTGTTAAGCAGAAGCTGGTTGATAAGGCTGGAGCCTGGTACAGCTACAAAGGCGATCGCATCGGGCAAGGCAAAGCGAATGTAATTAACTTCCTGAAAGAAAACAAAGAGATTGCGAATGAAATCGAACAGAAAATTCGTGAAGAATTGTTAAGTAAAACGCCAAAAGTTGAAGCGACTGAAGGTGAGTCAGAAGATACATTGTAA